The genomic stretch GGTGCCTATTCCACCCAAGGATCCGTGGTGTGGTCCGCAAGCAAAAATAAGATAAAAAAGAAGCATCAGCAGGGTCACAGTCTCCAAAAGTAGAGTGACAAGGGCTCAGCCTTTGATTACACGTATAGTTTAGTTCATAGTCCCCTTACCAATGAGACTTCTTCCTCTTTTATGGAGAAAAAGCGAAAGCGAAGGCAGCGATCATAACAACCGGTCCGAAGGAGAAAGACTGTCTTTTCCCGATCGTCGAATGCGAAGAGAGGTAGTACAAGTAAGCGAGAGGTTTAGATAAATACTCGACCATAAGGAGAGGGAGAGAAGCTAACCCCCGTTCCCAAGTCTTCTTCCACCTCACTCCTGGGGAAGGTCGTTTCTATATTCGTATATAGAGATAGACGTAAGGTTGGGGCTGGACCGGGCGGACCCCGGCTTCCGACGTACAACAAGATCAAGCCCAAACGTCGTTCAGTTTTTTCCTCCTCTTCCTGTTCTATTGATCAGAAGCACCCAGCAGCGCCACGCCGCTACTCCTCAAATAGGTGGCGGTTGCTTTGAATGAACTCTACAGTTGACTGTAAGAGTTCTTATTTTTGGACGCGCGCTGCTTCATCTCTATGGGCGTCGCGTGCTTTTATGATATTAAACCTCTTGCCGTCGAAGCCCGGCCTCCGCTTGTTTAAGGAGGTTGGCGTTCTCTTGCAGACGGCGTCGGTTATCCTGTCGCAATCGGTCTAAGTGTTCCTCCGAAAACAAATTAGAGTTAGGATCATCCCGCGTGTGACTTTCTACCTCCGCAGCGGTGACGCTCCCAGGGGACGAGACGGATTGTGGTGGAGATCCGTCCGAATCCGTTTCCGAGGAGGCATGGGGAGTCCGACTGAGATGCCGGAGACTCAGAGCCTGATGTCCCCTCGCCGAGAGGCATCATATGGTTTTGGTATGTGAGCAGCGCTCGTAAAGTCTACAGTCAAGGCAAGCCCTGCTGAGCAGCCCAACCCTCTTAGAGCAAAGGATAGGGCTCGACCGCCCAGAGAGAACCCAACCTTTGAAAGTCAGGCATGAAAGAAATCCAATTCCTTGAATTGCTGACAAAGAAGATAGAAAATACCTAAAAAGGTAGAAATAAAGAGAAACTAAGATTTAAGAAAAGGAGTCAAACTCAAGCTCGAACTTATAAAGTAAAGATAGGCGGATTAAAAGTAGTTAAAGCCCCGCCTTGCTTTCGCGTATTTAGGGCCTAACTTTGTAAAGCGTTTTAATGTTGGAATTTTTGTTTCATATGAGGCAAAATAAACATGGGGGGCCGTTTTCTTAGGCAGTTGCTGATTGGTCAGCTCTGTCTTTGCTATTTCGACGGTTTCCTACAACGAAAAGAGACTGGATCTTCAATATAAGTCTTTCTTGTGAAAGAATAGGGCAGCATTTGTTTGTGGCTCCCTCACACCACTGCTGGTGACCTTGCAAACTCTAAGGTCCTTTAGGCTGCTGGGTTAGTAAGAACAAGATAGTGGGCTTTCCCGTGTAATTTCGACACCTTGGACTTCGGCATCTTTACTTAGGGATACCCTTGGTAAATCATCTTTCTTTTCCCTGCGAGAACAGCTCTTCTTCAGCTACCGAAGCTTGCAGGTGTGTAGCTGCACCGAGCTTTCTCTTTTGAATTCGGGCACGGTATTGATGAGAGCCTTTTTTCCTCGGATCATGTTGTCTGACGTCCTTCCTGATGAGACCTTTTTCAAAGTCCCTTGTTTTAATTCGACGAAGAGCTTCTTTATCTTACGCAATTTCGAGATCAGGATATTGAAGAATACCTTCGACGTGTAGCTAAGTAGCTTCAGATTCCCTTTCCTTGGTTGCCGATCAAGGTAGAGTCTTCACAGGTGATCAAGTAAAAGAGTTTGCTAATATATATAGTTTTTGTTGAAATGATTCACTCAACACCTTTGCTCAGGCTAATGGACAAGCCGAGTCTTCCAAAAAAATAAGGTGAACTAGCTTAGAAAAAATGATAAAGGATAACCCAAGCAAGGATCTGGCATGAAGTGTAGTCAGAGGCTCTCTAGGCATGTCGGACAAAAAGACCGAGTTTCCATTAGGAGGTGGGACAAGAAGCTTAACCATACTTGGCTTTGGAAAGACTTCTGCTCGACACGTTCAAGCTTTTCCGGGAGGAtcttttttaaatattttattcCCAGGTTAAAGACTGGGGCGGGTTTAACTAAATATCCTGACCCCTGACCCATAGTCTTCATGGATCTGATCTTTCCTGCTATTCCTAAGGAAAGGATAGTATTCAAGGCGATCAGAGTCAGCATCGGCATAAGGGAAGAAAAAGTGGCAAGAATCATTCCATTCTTCCTCGGCAAGAGCACCCGAATCCGAATTTTGTTTTTGGCCTTGTCAGTATCCCTTTGTGAGTCTTCTGCTGAAGACTTTCTCCTTAGTAGTCTCCCAATGGCCCTTGACCGGTGTGGCTAAGCCAATACATAATCACCATAAATTAGTGACGAGGGCTCTCTGCGGCTAAGAATAGAAGGTGGTGTACTAGTTCTCAGTAAGTATTGGAAGAATCCCATGAAATGTTCATCCAAAGAGGGATTTTAGTTAGTGAAAAAAGACCTTCTTTTTCTTGTTACCTCCTGCCCGCAGCCATGCACTTAATAAATCAATATCATAGGAGTAGTAGCGCTAAGCGAAGCATCAAAGCAGAAGGAGCTTGACACCATTGAATCAAGTGTTGAAAGACTACGTATGAAAATAGAATCCCCAGATGATAGGGGCCCGGGAACTGAACGATGTTAGCGCAAGGGGCTTAAATTAAAAGGCAGGTAGCATTCGATAAGCAGGCAGGTTTGGGAAACTAGCACCAGGTACTAGGTCGATGGCATGCAGAATACTCCTCATCGGTGGTAAACCATGGGAAGAGCATCACCAACCAGCTCCTTCAAATATTTTAATAGTATCTGAATGAAGAAGAATGTCGAGAGAATAGTTCAATGCCGGCGAATAGCGTAGGAAGTAACCAAGTTTGAATGGTGGAAAGCCAGCAAGGGAAAAAGCATTAGTTTCAGCGAAGCTATTCTAAGCGTCAGAGAAAAGTACTTTCAGGCAAGGTCGGCTAGCGAACCCCGCTACTCCTTTGTCTTTTAGGAAGGGAAGTCTGAGTCAAAGTCATTGTGAATCCTCAGTTTGAAGGCGATTCACCTTCACCCAGCATCTTTTAAAGTTTTAGTCTTATTATTTATCATCTGCCTGCGGCTCTGGCCGGCCCATCTTCCTCCATGTCCTCATCCGAGGTTCAAGCAATTGGTCATCATTCCTGGCCGGCTGGCCGAGGTCGAGTTCCTCCCTTATTTAGAATCTATACGGCTTTCTTCGTCTCTATTATTTGATTTATCAATAGCCAAAAACTTGACTTTCAGGTCTGCGAGAGGTCAATGTACTAGAGCTCATGCCCAAATAGGGGCTTTCTTTTCTCTTGCATGCGCCTTCCCTTCCTCCCTCATTCATTAAAATCAAAGGAAGCTTCATCGGGAAGGGATAGGGATGGCGCATTGGCTTGGTTGGCGGCTTGGCTTCGCTATCGCTCATGACTTGGTATAGAGTCCGTGTAGTCGGTGAGTACGAGTACAGCCTATGAAACAGGCTTTGAGTTCCATTACATTGCAAAAATGAATTCCCGCCACTCTCCCTTCCAGTGAACCCCACGTGTCTGCCTCCGGCTTCGAAGCAGTGGGGAAGAAAAGGACTCGGCTTAACTTCACTTGGGTTCGGTTTACCTTGTTACTATTGGAATGATGGAAGTAGCTCTTCTTCCTCTTTGCGTTAGCGACTCTGAGCTCATAGGGAGCTGGGAATTAGCTTGGTTAGCTGGAGAAGGGATAGAGTTGAAAGATCGGATTTTTTTAGCGCGCCTTATGCCTGTCCTTTCCTGACTCTGTCGATGGTATGCCTGAGATGGCAGTCTTTCTCCTTGGCTTGTACTCGAGATTAGATTCCCTTTTTGTTCGAAATCGATATCTTCGCCTTTGAGAAAGGGAACGAAGGAATTCCGTCTGTTGTCACAAGAATTGTTCAAGTTGAATGCGAATAATCGATTGAATCCGATCTTTGAAGACTTGAAGGACTAGTGTCCAATCCCGGCCGATGTAGAGTAGTCCCTTTTGGGCAGCACTTCCTCGTAGGGAACTACCTATTGTCCTTCTTTCTTGTGGTGGAACCTGGGATTCACCCTCCCAGAAGTTATTATCGCCAAAACAAAAAAAGACATCTTGAATTTCCCACAAGAGTAAAACTATAATAGTATCCGACTCATATGGCGGCGGGGGCTGCGTTCCCCTCTCTTTCTGCTGGATGGGGAGTGCATCGGTCGGCTATGTCCCTGGACCTCCTGGCTTCCCTGTCACGTCCGAACGTAATCAGAGAAGACCTGCCCAAGCACCGCACCACCTTGTGATCATAAAGAAGAATATCCAATACAATCACAGGAAAGAGTACCCGAAAAAAACCGTAACGTATCAGGGTCGTACGCCTGGAACAGTCGTACAATTTCGGCGATTCAAAAAGGAGTATATCCCTCTCCCTTAGTGTCTTTCCACTTCCCTCGTTCAGGAACAAACCCTTCGCCTAATTCTTTTGAGTCCCGGCCTGGTTTTTCCCCACTAACCAATTACGTTACGACCACTGAAGAAACTTGGTTGACGAACATGGTTTATGCGCCGCTAATGTAGCGGCTTGTCGAGCATTTGACAAACTCACACCATCCATCTCAAATAGGACTTGTCCCGCGGACACACGAGCAATCCAACCCGTAGGATTTCCTTTTCCTCTTCCCATTCTTACTTCTGTAGGTTTCCCGGTAATAGGGATATCTGCGAAAACTCTTACCCATATCTTACCATTTTTTCGGAATTGTCCGCTCATAGCACGATGGAAGTGCCCGATTATAGCCCGACGCGCTGCTTCAATGGCTCGATATGAAAGACGACCAGCTCTACAACTTTGAGTGCCATATCTTCCAAAACCTAGTTTTGTTCCGTCTGGTTTGCAACCCCTACTACATCTGCCTTTACGATATTTACTAAATTTCGTACGTTTCGGATATAGCACGTCCCTTTTTTTTTTTACTATATGAAATCCACACTTTGACACCTGAGATTCCGTAACGAGTAGATACTTCCGCAGAAGCATAATCTATTTTCTGGTTAAATACATTACGAGATGTTTTTCCATACTTTCCGCATTCAGTTCTAGCTATTTCTGCGCCTTCTGATCGACCTGAACAACATATACGGATCCCCTCAACCCCTTTTTTCATTACTAATGGAATATCCTTAACTATTCTACTAAAAATGGAACGAAATGATCTTGTTTTCTTTCTCAGTTGAAAAGAGATGTCTTGAGCAATCGGAGAAGCACTTTGATAAACAGATTTGATCTTGACCGACTCAATTAAGGTATTAGTGTTTGTTCTATTAGACAACAAAGATCGCATTTTTTTCACTTCGTTCAAATAAGAGTTGTACCCGTACGGAATTTTTCTGTTTCTCAGTATGATCTCTATCATCATCTCTATTCCCTTTATCCACTCTCCTATCCTACCTAGGTCTATGAATTTATCTATCAATTCCATTACCTTATCCTTACCCATGAGGTTCCAACATTTGATCCTTAATTGACCTAGGAGTGGTTCCCGGGCATCCTCAAAAAAAAGGTTATTATAAATCCCAACTCTATCCCTTGGAAAGAAAAAGGTAGCACCGAAGAAAGGAAAGAGCGAGATGGTGGTTTTTGTTGTTCCCGCGAAGCGAAGATCATTCGCCAAGCGAATGAAGTGGGTCAACCTCTTTTTGGCTTCGGCCAAACACTTTTTCTCGCTGGTCGAGCTTTCTACAAAAAAAGCGATGCGAGAACGTATTCTCTTATCTAAGCTTCTTCCCTGCGCATTCGCTCCCCCCATCGTAGATGGTTCAGCCACGCCCGGTGCCACGAAATGATTGAGAACTACGACGGGGTCGAAATGCATTTGGTTCTTTCTACAAAAAAAGTATTGCATGACCGAATAATTCAAGGAGGGGCGCACTGCAGGGAGGGTCCTTTTAAATAGATGACTCGTCGGGCCGTCGGAGCGGGACTTCTTGGGGAAAAATAACTTAAAAAACGAAGTTTTTCTGAAGGAGTCGTAATTTTCTATCAGGAACGCTATGTCATTTACAGCCCCGGCGTATTTCGGATGCTTGAAGGCCCCGCTGACCCGAAGTGATTTAGAAAGATTCTTCTTTATCGATGGTGATCGGTCATGGTATCCATAGCGTTGCTTCTTTTTCGGCCAAATCCTAATTTCGTTTTGCTTCTCCCGGTCGTCGAGCCTGATCGACTCGACTCTTTTCCCTGCCCTCCGGCCTCTCACTTCGTTTCGTTCTTCTTCTTTCTTGTTGCTGGAATGAAGACACCCGATCGGCCCGACTTTCCCAAATGCCCACCACCGGCCCTTCTCCTTTCCGGGTCTGGATTTATCGCGTCGTTTCAGTCGTCGTGGTCGACGGGGAAGAAAGAAATGAATGAATGTTCTTTTGGGAAAATGTATAAGAATACACCTACCGAGACGAAAGCCAAAGGTTAGTCTCGCAGGTGGACGTATCGAACCGAAATAAGATCTCAGATTGACATCTTGATAAACTAATTTACCATAATAATAAATAGAGTCAATGGTGACTCCGCCGTGGGAATAGCCGCTTCTTTCTTGATAGAGGGGCTTCCATTCACCAACGCTGACAAAAAGTGCTCTCCGAACCGTGCTGGATAGTCACCCATCACACGGCTCTCAAACCCAACCTGTGGTGAATCCCGGGAGACAAAGTCAAAGCGCTTGATCCTTTGCCCCATACTTTGAGATGCTTCTCCCCGCCGATCAAGCAGCGACGCTGCTCGTGATAGGCTTAGCTTTAAGCCGCTATCGTTCGGTTCGAATAAGTCAAGTCCCCTCGGTCGGTTCGCTCAGGTGGTCTTCCCTTATCTTCTCTTCTCTAACGTTCAGAGTTGTTCTGGTTTAAAAAAGGAGCACCGGCCGAGCGCCCTGAATGAATAATAAATGGACAGCAAAGGGAATCAATGATTCTTATTCAACCGAGTTGAAGTTAGCAACATGTCGATTACACACCGGAGGTTGGTAAGAACTGAGGGACAAT from Lathyrus oleraceus cultivar Zhongwan6 chromosome 7, CAAS_Psat_ZW6_1.0, whole genome shotgun sequence encodes the following:
- the LOC127107962 gene encoding ribosomal protein S3, mitochondrial codes for the protein LSSTVRRALFVSVGEWKPLYQERSGYSHGGVTIDSIYYYGKLVYQDVNLRSYFGSIRPPARLTFGFRLGRCILIHFPKRTFIHFFLPRRPRRLKRRDKSRPGKEKGRWWAFGKVGPIGCLHSSNKKEEERNEVRGRRAGKRVESIRLDDREKQNEIRIWPKKKQRYGYHDRSPSIKKNLSKSLRVSGAFKHPKYAGAVNDIAFLIENYDSFRKTSFFKLFFPKKSRSDGPTSHLFKRTLPAVRPSLNYSVMQYFFCRKNQMHFDPVVVLNHFVAPGVAEPSTMGGANAQGRSLDKRIRSRIAFFVESSTSEKKCLAEAKKRLTHFIRLANDLRFAGTTKTTISLFPFFGATFFFPRDRVGIYNNLFFEDAREPLLGQLRIKCWNLMGKDKVMELIDKFIDLGRIGEWIKGIEMMIEIILRNRKIPYGYNSYLNEVKKMRSLLSNRTNTNTLIESVKIKSVYQSASPIAQDISFQLRKKTRSFRSIFSRIVKDIPLVMKKGVEGIRICCSGRSEGAEIARTECGKYGKTSRNVFNQKIDYASAEVSTRYGISGRCSRGCKPDGTKLGFGRYGTQSCRAGRLSYRAIEAARRAIIGHFHRAMSGQFRKNGKIWVRVFADIPITGKPTEVRMGRGKGNPTGWIARVSAGQVLFEMDGVSLSNARQAATLAAHKPCSSTKFLQWS